One stretch of Prunus persica cultivar Lovell chromosome G1, Prunus_persica_NCBIv2, whole genome shotgun sequence DNA includes these proteins:
- the LOC18790915 gene encoding cytochrome P450 81D11, translated as MEEPFWYGLALIIFTLLLKLSTTKLGQKHKKNLPPSPPSLPMIGHLHLVKQPIHRTLQALAEKFGKVLLLRWGSRRVLLVSSPSVAEELFTKHDIIFASRPRLLVGKHFAYDFTTVTLAPYGDLWRNLRRVMTLEVFSSARLAQFSSIRQGEVRLLLNQTVKSCAKSMTKVELKSKFTELSFNVMTMMAVGKRYYGENVLDAEEAKNIQKVIRDGVDISGATNFGDFFPFLQWMDMTGIEKKMVSLMAKMDNFLQGLVDERREILSATCGSNRKEVKKLMIDNLLALQEKEPQFYTDQIIKGIIMVMLVAGTDTSSATLEWAMALLLNHPEAMEKVRAEIDTKVGQERLLEEQDLPKLTYLQNVINETLRLYPPTPLLVPHEASEDCVVRGFDVPRHTMLFINAWAIHRDPELWEDPTKFKPERFEGWSGEGSEGYKLIAFGAGRRGCPGAGLASRLVRLALGSLVQSFEWERIGEENVDMSEGLGLTMPRAKPLEAMCKPRPLMLA; from the exons ATGGAAGAACCCTTTTGGTACGGTTTAGCTCTCATCATCTTCACCTTGCTTCTCAAGCTATCCACAACTAAACTTGGACAAAAACACAAGAAGAACTTGCCCCCAAGCCCACCATCTCTTCCCATGATCGGCCATCTCCATCTTGTAAAACAACCAATCCACCGAACGCTCCAAGCTCTTGCTGAAAAATTCGGCAAAGTTCTACTACTCCGCTGGGGTTCACGCAGAGTCCTCTTGGTTTCTTCGCCTTCGGTAGCGGAAGAGCTTTTCACAAAGCATGACATCATCTTCGCCAGCCGGCCACGCTTGCTTGTAGGAAAACACTTTGCCTACGACTTCACAACAGTCACTCTGGCTCCCTATGGAGACCTCTGGCGCAACCTCCGCCGCGTTATGACTCTTGAGGTCTTTTCCTCTGCTCGCCTTGCGCAGTTTTCGAGTATCAGGCAAGGAGAAGTCCGCTTGTTACTAAATCAGACAGTGAAGAGTTGTGCTAAGAGCATGACAAAGGTCGAGCTCAAGTCAAAGTTTACGGAGCTTTCGTTTAATGTGATGACGATGATGGCTGTGGGGAAGAGGTACTACGGTGAAAATGTTTTGGATGCTGAAGAGGCTAAGAATATACAAAAGGTTATTAGGGACGGAGTGGACATATCCGGGGCAACAAATTTCGGAGACTTTTTTCCGTTCTTACAATGGATGGATATGACGGGaattgagaagaagatggtAAGCTTGATGGCAAAAATGGACAACTTTTTGCAGGGCTTGGTTGATGAGCGCCGTGAAATTTTGTCAGCAACTTGTGGATCGAATAGGAAAGAGGTCAAGAAGTTGATGATTGATAACTTGTTGGCGCTCCAAGAAAAGGAACCCCAATTCTACACTGATCAAATAATCAAGGGAATTATTATG GTGATGCTGGTAGCTGGAACTGACACTTCATCAGCAACCCTAGAATGGGCAATGGCTCTGCTGCTAAACCATCCGGAGGCAATGGAGAAAGTAAGAGCCGAAATAGACACCAAGGTTGGACAAGAGCGTCTGTTGGAAGAGCAAGACTTGCCAAAGCTCACTTACTTACAAAATGTGATCAATGAAACACTTCGCTTGTACCCACCCACTCCACTTCTGGTGCCTCATGAAGCCTCTGAGGATTGTGTGGTAAGGGGATTTGATGTGCCACGTCATACTATGTTATTCATTAATGCGTGGGCCATCCATAGGGACCCTGAGCTGTGGGAGGACCCTACAAAATTTAAGCCGGAGAGGTTTGAGGGATGGAGTGGGGAGGGCTCTGAAGGGTACAAGCTAATTGCGTTTGGAGCTGGAAGGCGTGGATGTCCAGGGGCTGGCCTAGCAAGCAGGTTGGTTCGATTGGCACTGGGAAGTTTGGTTCAGTCATTTGAGTGGGAGAGGATTGGTGAAGAGAATGTGGATATGAGTGAAGGTTTGGGGCTTACCATGCCAAGGGCCAAGCCCTTGGAGGCTATGTGCAAACCACGCCCACTCATGCTAGCTTAG
- the LOC18793729 gene encoding MFP1 attachment factor 1: MSDSEITVAPNQSSAMDAEPQNQQPEDAPAHKPQKPSHATSFSIWPPTQRTREAVVNRLIETLSTPSPLSKRYGTLSADEASAAARLIEDEAFAAAGGSAASEEDGIQILQVYSKEISKRMLDTVKSRTASASAAQNGASESENPSSVEDPTAAAPSEDIKTEP; the protein is encoded by the coding sequence atgtcGGACTCAGAGATCACAGTCGCACCAAACCAGAGCTCAGCCATGGATGCCGAACCCCAAAACCAGCAGCCAGAAGACGCACCAGCTCATAAGCCACAGAAGCCCAGCCACGCCACCTCCTTTAGCATATGGCCGCCGACCCAGCGCACCCGCGAGGCCGTGGTGAACCGCCTCATCGAGACTCTCTCCACGCCCTCCCCTCTCTCCAAGCGCTACGGCACCTTGTCCGCTGACGAGGCCTCCGCCGCCGCCCGCCTCATCGAGGATGAAGCCTTCGCCGCCGCCGGTGGCTCCGCGGCGTCCGAGGAGGATGGGATTCAGATCCTGCAGGTCTACTCCAAGGAGATCAGCAAGCGTATGCTCGACACCGTCAAGTCCAGGACAGCCTCTGCTTCCGCTGCTCAAAACGGTGCGTCGGAGTCCGAGAACCCGAGCTCTGTTGAGGACCCCACCGCTGCTGCCCCCAGTGAGGATATCAAGACCGAACCCTAG
- the LOC18790041 gene encoding uncharacterized protein LOC18790041: MAMRMKKSSTASTSCVWLVMGLMVLLIVSTEFGQVDCRALRSATSDSGSDGGCKGIDGAEEVGMATFAVSSNYNSSTARRPSVRSLAFSLASGPSKKGPGH; encoded by the coding sequence ATGGCaatgagaatgaagaagaGCTCAACAGCATCAACCAGTTGCGTTTGGCTTGTGATGGGGTTGATGGTGCTGCTGATTGTGTCAACAGAGTTCGGTCAAGTTGATTGCAGAGCCCTTCGATCAGCAACAAGCGACAGCGGCAGTGATGGCGGATGCAAAGGAATTGATGGGGCTGAGGAGGTAGGCATGGCTACCTTTGCTGtttcttctaactacaactcGAGCACTGCTCGTCGTCCTTCAGTGAGGAGCTTGGCGTTTAGTTTGGCCTCTGGACCTAGCAAAAAAGGCCCTGGCCATTAG
- the LOC18793946 gene encoding F-box protein GID2, with the protein MKRASSGDDSMAATSADVKMKKMKVEGEEEEVEVDQIDQVVEGAGFVNLDDNLIFEVFKHVDARTLGMASCVNKQWHKTAQDERLWELICTRHWANIGCGNQQLRSVVLALGGFRRLHSHFIWPLSKPSSSSSSSSSSSASPWASPLKPMLGSKPSARWGKDEVNLSLSLLSIRFYEKMNYANRGR; encoded by the coding sequence ATGAAACGCGCATCATCGGGGGACGATTCGATGGCGGCGACCTCAGCTGatgtgaagatgaagaagatgaaggttgagggtgaagaagaagaggtggAGGTTGACCAGATTGACCAGGTTGTGGAAGGGGCTGGGTTTGTGAATCTGGACGACAATCTCATATTCGAGGTGTTTAAGCACGTGGACGCTAGGACGCTGGGGATGGCGTCGTGCGTGAACAAGCAGTGGCACAAGACGGCGCAGGACGAGCGGCTTTGGGAGCTCATCTGCACCAGGCACTGGGCCAACATCGGCTGCGGCAACCAGCAGCTGAGATCTGTGGTCCTCGCTCTCGGCGGCTTTCGTCGGCTTCACTCCCACTTTATCTGGCCTCTCAGCAAGCCTTCCTccagctcttcttcttcctcatcgtCGTCAGCTTCGCCTTGGGCATCTCCGTTGAAGCCCATGCTCGGCTCCAAGCCTAGCGCTCGTTGGGGAAAAGACGAGGTGAATCTATCACTCTCGCTTCTCTCGATTCGTTTTTACGAGAAGATGAATTACGCTAACAGAGGCAGATGA